In a single window of the Bradyrhizobium sp. ORS 285 genome:
- a CDS encoding iron-sulfur cluster assembly accessory protein, with protein MINLTDSAVNAVRNAITTSDKPVDGLRIMVEAGGCAGLKYNMGLVSGSEPEDTVIEREGVRVLVDHKSLEYLEGTTIDFVVALEGSGFTFENPNAKSSCGCGKSFA; from the coding sequence ATGATCAACCTGACTGACAGCGCCGTCAACGCAGTACGCAACGCGATCACGACCTCCGACAAGCCGGTCGACGGCCTCCGGATCATGGTCGAAGCCGGCGGCTGCGCCGGGCTCAAATACAACATGGGTCTCGTCAGCGGCAGCGAGCCGGAGGACACCGTGATCGAGCGCGAGGGTGTGCGCGTGCTCGTCGATCACAAGAGCCTCGAATATCTCGAGGGCACGACGATCGATTTCGTCGTCGCGCTGGAAGGCTCCGGCTTCACCTTCGAGAACCCCAACGCCAAGTCGAGCTGCGGTTGCGGCAAGTCCTTCGCCTGA
- the nifK gene encoding nitrogenase molybdenum-iron protein subunit beta has translation MTQSAEHVLDHFELFRGPEYQQMLANKKKMFENPRDPAEVERIREWAKTPEYREKNFAREALTVNPAKACQPLGAVFVAVGFEKTLPFVHGSQGCVAYYRSHLSRHFKEPSSCVSSSMTEDAAVFGGLNNMIDGLANAYNMYKPKMIAVSTTCMAEVIGDDLNAFIKTSKEKGSVPAEYDVPFAHTPAFVGSHVTGYDNAMKGILDHFWDGKAGTAPKLERVPNEKINFIGGFDGYTVGNIREVKHIFEEMGIEYTILGDNSNVFDTPTDGEFRMYEGGTTLEDAANAVHAKATISMQHYCTEKTLPFIANHGQEVVSFHHPVGVSGTDAFVMALSRISGKEIPESLSIERGRLVDAIADSSAHIHGKKFAIYGDPDLCLGLASFLLELGAEPTHVLATNGNKEWAERVQAVFDASPFGKNCHVYPGKDLWHMRSLLFTEPVDFLIGNTYGKYLERDTGTPLIRIGFPIFDRHHKHRYPVWGYQGGLNVLVTILDKIFDEIDRNTNVPAKSDYSFDIIR, from the coding sequence ATGACACAGTCTGCCGAACATGTGCTCGATCACTTCGAGCTTTTCCGTGGTCCCGAATACCAGCAGATGCTGGCCAACAAGAAGAAGATGTTCGAAAATCCGCGCGATCCTGCGGAAGTCGAGCGCATCCGCGAATGGGCCAAGACGCCCGAATATCGCGAGAAGAATTTCGCCCGCGAGGCGCTGACCGTCAACCCGGCCAAGGCCTGCCAGCCGCTCGGCGCCGTGTTCGTCGCCGTCGGCTTCGAGAAGACTCTGCCGTTCGTGCACGGTTCGCAGGGCTGCGTCGCCTATTATCGCAGCCATCTGTCGCGTCACTTCAAGGAGCCGAGCTCCTGCGTGTCGTCGTCGATGACCGAGGACGCAGCCGTGTTCGGCGGCCTCAACAACATGATCGACGGCCTCGCCAACGCCTACAACATGTACAAGCCGAAGATGATCGCGGTGTCGACCACCTGCATGGCGGAAGTCATCGGTGACGACCTCAACGCCTTCATCAAGACCTCGAAGGAAAAGGGCTCGGTTCCGGCCGAGTACGACGTTCCCTTCGCCCACACCCCGGCCTTCGTCGGCAGCCACGTCACCGGCTACGACAATGCGATGAAGGGCATTCTCGACCATTTCTGGGACGGCAAGGCCGGCACCGCGCCGAAGCTGGAGCGCGTCCCGAACGAGAAGATCAACTTCATCGGCGGCTTCGACGGCTACACCGTCGGCAACATCCGCGAGGTCAAGCACATCTTCGAGGAAATGGGGATCGAGTACACCATCCTCGGCGACAACTCGAACGTGTTCGACACGCCGACCGACGGCGAGTTCCGCATGTATGAGGGCGGAACGACCCTGGAAGATGCGGCCAACGCGGTCCACGCCAAGGCGACCATCTCGATGCAGCACTATTGCACCGAGAAGACGCTGCCCTTCATCGCCAACCACGGCCAGGAGGTGGTCTCGTTCCATCACCCGGTCGGCGTCTCCGGCACCGACGCCTTCGTGATGGCGCTGTCGCGCATCTCGGGCAAGGAGATCCCGGAATCGCTTTCCATCGAGCGCGGCCGCCTGGTCGACGCGATCGCCGACTCCAGCGCCCACATCCATGGCAAGAAGTTCGCGATCTATGGCGATCCGGACCTCTGCCTCGGCCTGGCTTCGTTCCTGCTGGAACTCGGCGCCGAGCCGACCCATGTGCTCGCCACCAACGGCAACAAGGAGTGGGCAGAGCGCGTGCAGGCGGTGTTCGATGCCTCGCCGTTTGGCAAGAACTGCCACGTGTATCCCGGCAAGGATCTCTGGCACATGCGCTCGCTGCTGTTCACCGAGCCGGTCGACTTCTTGATCGGCAACACCTACGGCAAGTACCTGGAGCGCGACACCGGCACGCCGCTGATCCGCATCGGCTTCCCGATCTTCGATCGCCACCACAAGCACCGTTATCCGGTGTGGGGCTATCAGGGCGGCCTGAACGTGCTGGTCACGATCCTCGACAAGATCTTCGACGAGATCGACCGCAACACCAACGTGCCGGCCAAGTCGGACTACAGCTTCGACATCATCCGGTAA
- a CDS encoding NifX-associated nitrogen fixation protein, whose protein sequence is MSDTAVVEEVVPAEQRPFVKELIKVWRAQDTHGAWEGKKDVELLEPYILDKEKRRALPIIGDPDPETIWRLELFFNAIALSIEKATGVMISPMLKMSHEGFGRMVLIGGRLIVVNKQLRDVHRFGFDNLGKLADEGDKFVKAGVEMIEKFKDVANY, encoded by the coding sequence ATGTCGGATACCGCAGTCGTAGAAGAAGTCGTCCCCGCCGAGCAGCGGCCTTTCGTCAAGGAGCTGATCAAGGTCTGGCGCGCCCAGGACACCCATGGGGCCTGGGAGGGCAAGAAGGACGTCGAGCTGCTTGAGCCCTACATCCTGGACAAGGAGAAGCGTCGGGCGCTGCCGATCATCGGTGATCCCGATCCGGAGACGATCTGGCGGCTGGAGCTGTTCTTCAACGCGATCGCGCTGTCGATCGAGAAGGCCACCGGCGTGATGATCTCGCCGATGCTGAAGATGAGCCATGAAGGCTTCGGCCGCATGGTGTTGATCGGCGGCCGGCTGATCGTGGTGAACAAGCAGCTGCGCGACGTGCACCGCTTCGGCTTCGACAATCTCGGCAAGCTGGCCGACGAGGGCGACAAGTTCGTCAAGGCCGGCGTCGAGATGATCGAGAAGTTCAAGGACGTCGCGAATTACTGA
- a CDS encoding sulfurtransferase: MSRDPSDALVSSEWLAQHLADPGIKILDCTWHHPSTNLDGRTQYRGRHLPGSVHFDIDQVADKTNPLPHMLPTAEDFAHKVGLLGISNADRVIVYDRHYGGSAAGRVWWMFRVFGHDNVALLDGGFGKWTKEKQPAEMTPVRPAPASFTASFRPELVATSAQVQGALQSGAQLVDARGPGKFDGTQPDVFTFKRQGHIPGAINLPWADLVDPDTGVLMAPDALAARFAAAGIDLAKPIVTTCASGIISCMLALALYRLGVPTVAVHDGAWAEWSQLDDTPAAA; the protein is encoded by the coding sequence ATGAGCAGAGATCCCTCCGACGCCCTGGTCAGCTCCGAATGGCTGGCGCAGCATCTCGCCGATCCCGGCATCAAGATCCTCGATTGCACCTGGCATCATCCGAGCACCAATCTCGACGGCCGCACGCAATATCGCGGCCGGCACCTGCCGGGCTCGGTGCATTTCGACATCGACCAGGTCGCCGACAAGACCAACCCGCTGCCGCACATGCTGCCGACGGCGGAGGACTTCGCCCACAAGGTCGGGCTGCTCGGCATCAGCAATGCCGACCGCGTCATCGTCTATGACCGCCATTATGGCGGCTCGGCCGCGGGCCGCGTGTGGTGGATGTTCCGCGTGTTCGGCCACGACAATGTCGCCCTGCTCGACGGCGGCTTCGGCAAATGGACCAAGGAGAAACAGCCGGCGGAGATGACGCCGGTACGCCCGGCGCCGGCGAGCTTCACGGCGAGCTTCCGGCCCGAGCTGGTCGCGACCTCGGCGCAGGTGCAGGGCGCGCTCCAGAGTGGCGCGCAGCTCGTCGACGCCCGTGGCCCCGGCAAGTTCGACGGCACGCAGCCCGACGTCTTCACCTTCAAGCGCCAGGGCCACATTCCCGGCGCCATCAACCTGCCCTGGGCCGATCTCGTCGATCCCGACACCGGTGTCCTCATGGCGCCCGACGCGCTTGCCGCGCGCTTCGCGGCCGCCGGCATCGATCTGGCGAAGCCGATCGTGACTACCTGCGCCTCGGGCATCATCTCGTGCATGCTGGCGCTGGCGCTGTACCGGCTCGGCGTTCCCACTGTCGCTGTGCATGACGGCGCCTGGGCGGAATGGAGCCAGCTCGACGACACGCCGGCGGCGGCGTGA
- a CDS encoding Rieske 2Fe-2S domain-containing protein has translation MTTDVAYAICSFNDIPSRRAMGFQLMIVAEDGSHRPWPIFVIRWGKQVFGYLNMCPHDKVNLDWERNQFMDGNGLRILCGKHGSLFEIGTGMCVDGPCKGESLTPVALSVIDGDICVTGVTLVEDDEDDEEETGLQCEEG, from the coding sequence ATGACGACCGACGTCGCCTACGCCATCTGCAGCTTCAACGACATCCCGAGCCGCCGCGCCATGGGCTTCCAGCTCATGATCGTGGCCGAGGACGGCAGCCATCGCCCGTGGCCGATCTTCGTGATTCGCTGGGGCAAGCAGGTGTTCGGCTATCTGAACATGTGCCCGCACGACAAGGTGAATCTGGACTGGGAGCGCAACCAGTTCATGGACGGCAACGGCCTGCGCATCCTCTGCGGCAAGCACGGCTCGCTGTTCGAGATCGGCACCGGGATGTGCGTCGATGGCCCGTGCAAGGGCGAGAGCCTGACGCCGGTGGCGCTGTCGGTCATCGACGGCGACATCTGCGTAACCGGCGTGACGCTGGTCGAGGATGACGAGGACGATGAGGAAGAGACCGGCCTGCAATGCGAGGAAGGCTGA
- the nifD gene encoding nitrogenase molybdenum-iron protein alpha chain produces the protein MSVIEKQSVAEIKARNKELIAEVLKVYPEKTAKRRAKHLNVHESGKSDCGVKSNIKSIPGVMTIRGCAYAGSKGVVWGPIKDMIHISHGPVGCGQYSWAARRNYYIGTTGIDTFVTMQFTSDFQEKDIVFGGDKKLAKIMDEIQELFPLNNGITVQSECPIGLIGDDIEAVSKVKSKEYDGKTIVPVRCEGFRGVSQSLGHHIANDAIRDWVFDKLPADAAPRFEPSDYDVAIIGDYNIGGDAWSSRILLEEMGLRVIAQWSGDGSLAELEATPKAKLNVLHCYRSMNYISRHMEEKYNIPWCEYNFFGPSKIAESLRKIASYFDDKIKEGAERVIAKYQPLMDAVIAKYRPRLEGKTVMLFVGGLRPRHVIGAYEDLGMEVVGTGYEFGHNDDYQRTAQHYVKDGTLIYDDVTGYEFEKFVEKVQPDLVGSGIKEKYVFQKMGVPFRQMHSWDYSGPYHGYDGFAIFARDMDMAINSPVWKMTKAPWKQAPKPLLQAAE, from the coding sequence ATGAGCGTTATCGAGAAACAAAGCGTTGCCGAGATCAAGGCACGCAACAAGGAACTGATCGCCGAGGTCCTCAAGGTTTATCCTGAGAAGACCGCCAAGCGCCGCGCCAAGCATCTCAACGTCCATGAGTCCGGCAAGTCGGACTGCGGCGTCAAGTCGAACATCAAGTCGATCCCGGGTGTCATGACCATCCGTGGTTGCGCCTATGCCGGCTCGAAGGGCGTGGTCTGGGGTCCGATCAAGGACATGATCCACATCAGCCACGGCCCGGTCGGCTGCGGCCAGTACTCCTGGGCGGCGCGCCGCAACTATTACATCGGCACGACCGGCATCGACACCTTCGTCACGATGCAGTTCACCTCCGACTTCCAGGAGAAGGACATCGTCTTCGGCGGCGACAAGAAGCTCGCCAAGATCATGGACGAAATCCAGGAGCTGTTCCCGCTGAACAACGGCATCACCGTGCAGTCGGAGTGCCCGATCGGTCTGATCGGCGACGACATCGAGGCGGTCTCCAAGGTCAAGTCCAAGGAGTATGACGGCAAGACCATCGTCCCCGTCCGCTGCGAAGGCTTCCGCGGTGTCTCGCAGTCGCTCGGCCACCACATCGCCAACGACGCGATCCGGGACTGGGTGTTCGACAAGCTGCCGGCCGACGCCGCGCCGCGCTTCGAGCCGTCGGATTACGACGTCGCGATCATCGGCGACTACAACATCGGTGGCGACGCCTGGTCCTCGCGCATCCTGCTCGAAGAGATGGGCCTGCGCGTGATCGCCCAGTGGTCGGGCGACGGCTCGCTCGCGGAGCTGGAGGCGACGCCGAAGGCGAAGCTGAACGTTCTGCACTGCTACCGCTCGATGAACTACATCTCGCGTCACATGGAAGAGAAGTACAACATTCCGTGGTGCGAGTACAACTTCTTCGGACCGAGCAAGATCGCCGAATCGCTGCGCAAGATCGCCAGCTATTTCGACGACAAGATCAAGGAAGGTGCCGAGCGCGTCATCGCCAAGTACCAGCCCTTGATGGACGCCGTGATCGCCAAGTACCGGCCGCGCCTGGAAGGCAAGACCGTGATGCTGTTCGTCGGCGGCCTGCGTCCGCGCCACGTGATCGGCGCCTACGAGGACCTCGGCATGGAAGTCGTCGGCACCGGCTACGAGTTCGGCCACAATGACGACTATCAGCGCACCGCCCAGCACTACGTCAAGGACGGCACGCTGATCTACGACGACGTGACCGGCTACGAGTTCGAGAAGTTCGTCGAGAAGGTCCAGCCGGACCTGGTCGGCTCGGGCATCAAGGAAAAGTACGTGTTCCAGAAGATGGGCGTGCCGTTCCGCCAGATGCACTCCTGGGACTACTCGGGTCCCTACCATGGCTATGACGGGTTCGCGATCTTCGCCCGCGACATGGACATGGCGATCAACTCGCCGGTCTGGAAGATGACCAAGGCTCCCTGGAAGCAGGCTCCCAAGCCGCTGCTCCAGGCGGCCGAGTAA
- a CDS encoding CCE_0567 family metalloprotein, with the protein MSDLDTLKAEIKKLSARAMDAKMNLHDLSEELPINWDQILPTAQKAHEAFAELEKKRAELKKLEAA; encoded by the coding sequence ATGAGCGACCTGGATACATTGAAGGCCGAGATCAAGAAGCTGTCGGCCCGCGCCATGGATGCCAAGATGAACCTGCACGATCTGTCGGAGGAACTGCCCATCAACTGGGACCAGATCCTGCCGACCGCGCAGAAGGCGCATGAGGCATTCGCCGAGCTGGAGAAGAAGCGGGCCGAGCTGAAGAAGCTCGAGGCCGCGTAA
- a CDS encoding NifU family protein, with translation MLAETQGVVEAPAQMSERERIIRAVIEEVRPNLKRDGGDCELVEIDGNKIMVKLAGACIFCKLASATLEGIQARMIEKLGEFVRLVPVAGAAKARH, from the coding sequence ATGCTGGCTGAAACCCAGGGCGTCGTCGAAGCGCCGGCTCAGATGAGCGAACGCGAGCGGATCATCCGCGCCGTGATCGAGGAGGTTCGTCCGAACCTCAAGCGCGACGGCGGTGATTGCGAGCTCGTCGAGATCGACGGCAACAAGATCATGGTCAAGCTCGCCGGCGCCTGCATCTTCTGCAAGCTCGCCAGCGCGACCCTGGAAGGCATCCAGGCCCGCATGATCGAGAAGCTCGGCGAGTTCGTCCGTCTCGTTCCAGTGGCCGGCGCTGCGAAGGCGCGGCATTAA
- the hspQ gene encoding heat shock protein HspQ encodes MLRMDAKFTIGQVTRHRVYDLRGVVFDVDLSFSEEEGWRAITMDKRLDKEQPFYYLLAECGDSSYIAYVPEQNLVADVSGEPVKHPDIGELFDVDDGGSYHYRGRIFQ; translated from the coding sequence ATGCTGCGGATGGACGCAAAATTCACGATCGGCCAGGTGACCCGGCACCGCGTCTACGATCTGCGCGGTGTCGTGTTCGATGTCGACCTGTCGTTCTCCGAGGAAGAGGGCTGGCGGGCTATCACGATGGACAAGCGCCTCGACAAGGAGCAGCCGTTCTACTATCTGCTCGCCGAATGCGGCGACAGCAGCTACATCGCTTATGTGCCGGAGCAGAACCTCGTAGCCGATGTCTCCGGCGAGCCGGTGAAGCATCCGGATATCGGCGAGTTGTTCGATGTCGATGACGGCGGCAGCTATCATTACCGTGGCCGGATATTCCAGTAA
- the fdxB gene encoding ferredoxin III, nif-specific: MSNSTRDGRDWRPDYLVAIDAAKCIGCGRCYKVCGREVMTLKGINDEGEFVELDDDEDDEVEKKIMVMHDTGACIGCGACARVCPTNCQTHSPAG; the protein is encoded by the coding sequence ATGTCCAATTCAACCCGCGACGGCCGCGACTGGCGGCCGGACTATCTGGTCGCGATCGATGCGGCCAAGTGCATCGGCTGCGGCCGCTGCTACAAGGTGTGCGGCCGCGAGGTGATGACCCTGAAGGGCATCAACGACGAGGGCGAGTTCGTCGAGCTCGACGACGACGAGGATGACGAGGTCGAGAAGAAGATCATGGTCATGCACGACACCGGCGCCTGCATCGGCTGCGGCGCCTGCGCCCGGGTCTGCCCGACCAACTGCCAGACCCATTCGCCGGCGGGCTGA
- the nifE gene encoding nitrogenase iron-molybdenum cofactor biosynthesis protein NifE, which produces MSSLSATIQNVFNEPGCGKNANKSEAERKKGCTKQLQPGGAAGGCAFDGAKVALQPLTDVAHLVHGPIACEGNSWDNRGAASSGSQIWRTGFTTDINETDVVFGGEKRLYKAIKEIIEKYDPPAVFVYQTCVPAMTGDDINAVCKAASAKFGKPCIPVNSPGFVGPKNLGNKLAGEALLDHVIGTVEPEVTTPYDLNIIGEYNLSGELWQVKPLFDELGIRISACISGDGRYKDVASSHRARAAMMVCSKAMINVARKMEERYGIPFFEGSFYGIQDSSDSLREIARLLVERGAPADLLDRTEAVIAREEAKAWAAIEPFKKRLTGKKVLLITGGVKSWSVVAALQEAGMELVGTSVKKSTKEDKERIKELMGQDAHMIDDMAPREMYKMLKDAKADIMLSGGKSQFVALKAAMPWLDINQERSHAFMGYIGMVKLVAEIDKAIYNPMWEQLRKRAPWESASNNWQAKAIAQANAEAAALAADPVAAEAARRAKKICHCKSVDLGTIEDAIKAHGLTDVAGVRTHTNASGGCGACAGRVEDILARSSAPTELLQAAE; this is translated from the coding sequence ATGAGCTCGCTGTCTGCCACGATCCAGAACGTCTTCAACGAGCCGGGTTGCGGCAAGAACGCCAACAAGTCCGAGGCCGAGCGCAAGAAGGGCTGCACCAAGCAGCTGCAGCCGGGCGGCGCGGCCGGTGGCTGCGCCTTCGACGGCGCCAAGGTCGCGCTGCAGCCGCTGACCGACGTCGCGCATCTCGTGCACGGGCCGATCGCCTGCGAAGGCAATTCCTGGGACAACCGCGGCGCGGCCTCGTCCGGCTCGCAGATCTGGCGCACCGGTTTCACCACCGACATCAACGAGACCGACGTCGTGTTCGGCGGCGAGAAGCGCCTGTACAAGGCGATCAAGGAAATCATCGAGAAATACGATCCGCCGGCGGTCTTCGTCTACCAGACCTGCGTGCCCGCCATGACCGGTGACGACATCAACGCGGTCTGCAAGGCGGCCTCGGCCAAGTTCGGCAAGCCCTGCATTCCCGTCAATTCGCCCGGCTTCGTCGGCCCTAAGAATCTCGGCAACAAGCTCGCCGGCGAGGCGCTGCTCGACCACGTCATCGGCACCGTCGAGCCGGAGGTGACGACGCCCTACGACCTCAACATCATCGGCGAATACAATCTCTCCGGCGAGCTCTGGCAGGTGAAGCCGCTGTTCGACGAACTCGGTATCCGCATCTCGGCCTGCATCTCCGGCGACGGCCGCTACAAGGACGTCGCGTCGTCGCACCGCGCCCGCGCGGCGATGATGGTGTGCTCCAAGGCGATGATCAACGTCGCCCGCAAGATGGAGGAGCGCTACGGCATTCCGTTCTTCGAAGGCTCGTTCTACGGCATCCAGGATTCCTCGGACTCGCTGCGCGAGATCGCGCGTCTTCTCGTCGAGCGCGGCGCGCCGGCGGATCTGCTGGACCGCACCGAGGCGGTGATCGCCCGCGAGGAGGCCAAGGCGTGGGCGGCGATCGAGCCGTTCAAGAAGCGGCTCACCGGCAAGAAGGTGCTGCTGATCACCGGCGGCGTGAAGTCGTGGTCGGTGGTGGCGGCGCTGCAGGAGGCCGGCATGGAGCTGGTCGGCACCTCCGTCAAGAAGTCCACCAAGGAGGACAAGGAGCGCATCAAGGAGCTGATGGGCCAGGACGCCCACATGATCGACGATATGGCGCCGCGAGAGATGTACAAGATGCTCAAGGACGCCAAGGCCGACATCATGCTGTCGGGCGGCAAGTCGCAGTTCGTGGCGCTGAAGGCGGCGATGCCGTGGCTCGACATCAACCAGGAACGCTCGCACGCCTTCATGGGCTATATCGGCATGGTCAAGCTGGTCGCCGAGATCGACAAGGCGATCTACAATCCGATGTGGGAGCAGCTGCGCAAGCGGGCGCCGTGGGAGAGCGCCAGCAACAATTGGCAGGCCAAGGCGATCGCGCAGGCCAATGCGGAGGCTGCTGCGCTCGCCGCCGATCCCGTCGCGGCCGAGGCTGCGCGCCGCGCCAAGAAGATCTGCCACTGCAAGTCGGTCGATCTCGGCACCATCGAGGATGCGATCAAGGCGCATGGTCTGACCGACGTCGCCGGCGTCCGCACTCACACCAACGCCTCGGGCGGCTGCGGCGCCTGCGCCGGCCGGGTCGAGGACATCCTGGCGCGCTCGAGCGCACCGACGGAACTGCTGCAGGCGGCGGAATAG
- the nifX gene encoding nitrogen fixation protein NifX, with amino-acid sequence MKVAFATQDLKRVDAHFGWAKNIAIYDLDPEGYRFLEAVEFDGDLKEDGNEDKLAPKIEAIKDCAILYVAAIGGSGAARVVANNIHPMKVTQPEDITDLLGKLQAVLKGTPPPWLRKALAKGQERALDFEE; translated from the coding sequence ATGAAAGTCGCATTCGCTACCCAGGATCTTAAACGCGTCGACGCCCATTTCGGCTGGGCCAAGAACATCGCGATCTACGATCTCGATCCCGAAGGCTATCGCTTCCTTGAGGCCGTCGAGTTCGACGGCGATCTCAAGGAGGACGGCAACGAGGACAAGCTGGCGCCGAAGATCGAGGCGATCAAGGATTGCGCGATCCTCTATGTCGCCGCGATCGGCGGCTCCGGCGCGGCGCGCGTCGTCGCCAACAACATTCACCCGATGAAGGTCACCCAGCCGGAGGACATCACCGATCTGCTCGGCAAGCTGCAGGCGGTGCTGAAGGGCACGCCGCCACCGTGGCTGCGCAAAGCCTTGGCAAAAGGCCAGGAACGCGCGCTCGATTTCGAGGAATGA
- the nifN gene encoding nitrogenase iron-molybdenum cofactor biosynthesis protein NifN, translating to MAKVTIGKKACAVNPLKMSQPIGGSFAFLGLRGAMPLLHGSQGCTSFGLTLFVRHFKEAVPMQTTAMSEVATVLGGYENVEQAILNITKKQKPEIIGICSTGVTETKGDDVDGYIKLIREKHPELATYPLVYVSTPDFKDAFQDGWDKTVAKMVEVLVDKPTSTRRDPAKVNVLPGCHLTPGDIEELRTIFEDFGLEPSFLPDIGGSLDGHIPDEFTPTTIGGIGLEEIATMGSASWTIAIGAQMKRAAEAMQAKTGVPYRLFERLCGLLPNDEFMAFLSEISGRPVPAKYRRQRGQLADAMLDAHFHIGGRKLAVGAEPDLLFDVASMLHDMGAEISVAVTTTQSPVLERMPCEEVLIGDLEDLENLAKARDCGLMMTHSHGRQAAARLKIPFYRIGFPMFDRLGAGHLLTVGYRGTRDLVFALANLIIADREDNHQPTPDTWIDPWKDFQQASPESAVVAPLH from the coding sequence ATGGCCAAGGTCACGATTGGAAAGAAGGCCTGCGCGGTCAATCCGCTGAAGATGAGCCAGCCGATCGGCGGCTCGTTCGCCTTCCTCGGCCTGCGCGGCGCGATGCCGCTGCTGCACGGCTCGCAAGGCTGCACCTCGTTCGGCCTGACGCTGTTCGTGCGCCACTTCAAGGAAGCGGTGCCGATGCAGACGACGGCGATGAGCGAGGTTGCCACCGTGCTCGGCGGCTACGAGAATGTCGAGCAGGCGATCCTCAACATCACCAAGAAGCAGAAGCCGGAGATCATCGGCATCTGCTCGACCGGAGTCACCGAGACCAAGGGCGACGACGTCGACGGCTACATCAAGCTGATCCGCGAGAAGCATCCGGAGCTCGCGACCTATCCGCTGGTCTACGTCTCGACGCCCGACTTCAAGGATGCGTTCCAGGACGGCTGGGACAAGACGGTCGCCAAGATGGTCGAGGTGCTCGTCGACAAGCCGACCTCGACGCGGCGTGATCCTGCCAAGGTCAACGTGCTGCCCGGCTGCCATCTGACGCCCGGCGATATCGAGGAGCTCCGCACCATCTTCGAGGATTTCGGCCTGGAGCCGTCGTTCCTGCCGGATATCGGCGGTTCGCTCGACGGCCATATCCCGGACGAGTTCACGCCGACCACGATCGGCGGCATCGGACTGGAAGAGATCGCGACCATGGGCAGTGCGTCCTGGACGATCGCGATCGGCGCGCAGATGAAGCGCGCGGCGGAGGCGATGCAGGCCAAGACCGGCGTGCCGTACCGGCTGTTCGAGCGGCTCTGCGGCCTCTTGCCGAACGACGAGTTCATGGCCTTCCTGAGCGAGATCTCGGGACGTCCGGTGCCGGCGAAATATCGCCGCCAGCGCGGCCAGCTCGCGGATGCGATGCTGGATGCGCATTTCCATATCGGCGGCCGCAAGCTTGCTGTTGGCGCCGAGCCGGATTTGCTGTTCGACGTCGCCAGCATGCTGCACGACATGGGCGCCGAGATCTCGGTCGCCGTCACCACGACGCAGTCGCCAGTGCTCGAGCGCATGCCTTGCGAGGAGGTGCTGATCGGTGATCTCGAGGATCTGGAAAACCTCGCGAAGGCGCGCGACTGCGGCCTGATGATGACGCATTCGCACGGTCGCCAGGCCGCGGCGCGGCTCAAGATCCCGTTCTACCGGATCGGCTTTCCGATGTTCGACCGGCTGGGGGCAGGGCATCTGCTGACGGTCGGCTATCGCGGCACCCGCGACCTGGTGTTCGCGCTGGCCAATCTGATCATCGCCGACCGCGAGGACAACCATCAGCCGACGCCGGACACCTGGATCGATCCCTGGAAGGATTTCCAGCAGGCCTCGCCCGAGTCCGCCGTCGTGGCACCGCTGCATTGA